The genome window TAGGTCGTGAGACTCTTTACAAGCGTCTACCAGGTGTGTGTGATTTATCGAAAACATTTGCTCACATTGATCCTGCTGAAGCGCCAATTCCAGTTATTCCTACGTGTCACTACCAAATGGGTGGTGTGCCTTGTAACGTTAACGGTCAAGCATTATCAATTGGTGCTGATGGCACTGAAACGGTTGTTGAAGGTTTATTTGCTGTTGGTGAAATCGCTTGTGTATCTGTACATGGTGCGAACCGCTTAGGTGGTAACTCATTACTTGACTTAGTGGTATTTGGCCGTGCGGCGGGTAACTTCTTAGGTACTTACCTAAATGACACGCAAAGCGGTAAAGATGCATCACAATCTGATTTAGACGCAGCCCTTGCTCGTTACAATCGTTGGGAAGGCAGTGAGAAGGGCGAAGATCCTACTCAAATCCGTAAAGACCTGCAAAACTGTATGCAAATGAACTTCTCGGTATTCCGTGAAGGTGAAGCTATGGCGCAGGGCATGAAAGAGTTAACGGAAATCCGTGAACGCTTGCAACATGCTAGATTAGATGACAAGTCTTCTGAATTTAACACGCAACGCATTGAATGTTTAGAATTAGATAACTTAATGGAAACTGCTTTCTGTTCTGCCAAAGCTGCAAACTTCCGTACAGAATCTCGTGGTGCTCATGCCCGTCAAGATTTCACTGAACGTGATGATGCAAATTGGTTATGTCACTCAATTTACTCTCCTGCAAATGAAGAGATGAGTAAACGTGATGTGAACATGGAACCCGTACACCGTGATGCTTTCCCACCGAAAGCTAGAACTTACTAAGGAGTTGTTGACATGAATCAGAAGTTTTCAATTTATCGCTACAACCCTGATGTTGATGCAAAGCCTTACATGAAAGAGTACTCTCTGGAAGTTCCAGAAGGCTCTGACATGATGGTATTAGACGCTCTTATTTTATTAAAAGAGCAAGACTCTACATTATCTTTCCGTCGTTCATGTCGTGAAGGTGTATGTGGTAGTGACGGGTTAAACATGAATGGTAAAAATGGCTTAGCGTGTATCACGCCATTATCAGACGTAAAAGCAAATGTAATCGTTTTACGTCCATTACCGGGTTTACCAGTGGTACGTGATTTAATTATTGATATGACCCAGTTCTATAATCAATATGAAAAAATCAAACCATACTTAATTAACGATGGTCAAAATCCTCCAGCTCGTGAACACCTTCAATCTATTGAAGAGCGTGACAAGCTTGATGGGTTATACGAGTGTATTTTATGTGCTTGTTGTTCAACATCTTGTCCATCATTCTGGTGGAATCCAGATAAATTTATCGGACCTGCAGGTTTGTTACATGCTTATCGTTTCCTAATCGATAGCCGTGATACTGCAACTGATGAACGTTTAGACAACTTACAAGACGCTTACAGCGTTTTCCGTTGTCACGGCATCATGAACTGTGTTGACGTATGTCCTAAGGGTTTAAACCCTACTAAGGCCATTGGTTCAATCAAATCAATGTTGCTACAAAGAGCGGTATAACTAAATACACTGATACTTAGTTTTGATAGCTAATTATTATAAGGTATATCGCCAGACTCATTTTATGGGTCTGGCATTTTAGTTTTACTAGGTTGATCAATAACATTTTTTAACCAAATATAGACAGCGGTTATACGTTATTGGTTTTGTTGCTGTTATCCATAGGAACAGGCAATGCCCGAAGGTGCAATGAAGGCTTGGTTAGAGTCTTCCCATTTCAGCGGTAATAACGCTGAATATATTGAAGAGTTATACGAATCATATCTTGAAAATGCTCATTCTGTATCAGATGAGTGGCGCAAGGTATTTGACGAACTTGAAAAAATCGATGGTGTAGAAGTTGAAACGAACCACTCAGTGGTACGTAACGAGTTCCGCCAACTTGCTAAAGAAGGTGTAAAACATGTAACTGTTGGCGCTGAATCAGATGCTAAACAAGTACGCGTTTTACAGTTAATTAATGCCTATAGATTCCGCGGTCATCAGAACGCTAATCTTGATCCATTAGGTATTTGGAAGCGTGAACGTGTTCGCGATCTTGAGTTGACCCACCACGATTTATCCAAGTCTGAATTTGATAAAGAATTTAACGTTGGTTCCTTAGCCGTAGGCGTTGAGTCAATGAAGTTAGGTGATATTTATAAAACGTTAGAGAAAACTTATTGTGGCTCTATCGGTGCAGAATACATGCACATCACTTCAACTACTGAAAAGCGTTGGTTACAACAACGTCTTGAATCAGTGCAATCACAAGCTAATTTCAGCAAAGCAGAAAAAACTGAAATATTAAAAGACTTGATTGCTGCTGATGGTTTAGAAAAATACTTAGGCGCAAAATTCCCAGGTGCAAAACGGTTCTCATTAGAAGGCGGCGATAGCTTAGTTCCAATGTTGAAGCAGTTAATCACTCGCGCTGGTGAACATGGCACAAAAGAAGTCGTACTTGGTATGGCTCACCGTGGTCGCTTAAACGTTTTAGTAAACGTGATGGGTAAAAACCCAAGCAAACTATTTGATGAATTCGCTGGTAAAGTTGATCAAATTGGTTCAGGTGATGTTAAGTACCATCAAGGTTACTCTTCTGATTTTGTTACCCCTGGTGGTAACGTACATTTAGCTCTAGCATTTAATCCATCTCATCTTGAGATTGTTAACCCTGTAGTTATTGGTTCTGTACGTGCACGTTTAGACCGTCGTGATTGTGATAAGGGTGACTTAGTTTTACCTATTACCATTCACGGTGACTCAGCAATTGCTGGTCAGGGTGTTGTACAAGAAACCTTTAATATGTCACAAGCTCGTGCATATAAAGTAGGTGGTACTATTCGAGTTGTGGTGAATAACCAAGTTGGTTTCACTACGTCTAAACCTGAAGATACTCGCTCAACAGAATACTGTACTGACATCGCGAAAATGGTACAGGCACCAATTTTACATGTTAATGGTGACGATCCTGAAGCGGTTGTTTTAGCCACTCAAGTTGCCCTTGATTATCGCAACACGTTTAAACGTGATGTTGTGATTGATTTAGTGTGTTATCGCCGTCATGGTCATAACGAAGCTGATGAGCCAAATGCAACTCAGCCATTAATGTATCAAAAAATTAAAACTCATCCGACTCCGCGACAAATGTACGCTGATCAATTAGATGCAGAGCGCACACTTAGCT of Thalassotalea fonticola contains these proteins:
- a CDS encoding succinate dehydrogenase iron-sulfur subunit, which gives rise to MNQKFSIYRYNPDVDAKPYMKEYSLEVPEGSDMMVLDALILLKEQDSTLSFRRSCREGVCGSDGLNMNGKNGLACITPLSDVKANVIVLRPLPGLPVVRDLIIDMTQFYNQYEKIKPYLINDGQNPPAREHLQSIEERDKLDGLYECILCACCSTSCPSFWWNPDKFIGPAGLLHAYRFLIDSRDTATDERLDNLQDAYSVFRCHGIMNCVDVCPKGLNPTKAIGSIKSMLLQRAV
- a CDS encoding 2-oxoglutarate dehydrogenase E1 component, translated to MPEGAMKAWLESSHFSGNNAEYIEELYESYLENAHSVSDEWRKVFDELEKIDGVEVETNHSVVRNEFRQLAKEGVKHVTVGAESDAKQVRVLQLINAYRFRGHQNANLDPLGIWKRERVRDLELTHHDLSKSEFDKEFNVGSLAVGVESMKLGDIYKTLEKTYCGSIGAEYMHITSTTEKRWLQQRLESVQSQANFSKAEKTEILKDLIAADGLEKYLGAKFPGAKRFSLEGGDSLVPMLKQLITRAGEHGTKEVVLGMAHRGRLNVLVNVMGKNPSKLFDEFAGKVDQIGSGDVKYHQGYSSDFVTPGGNVHLALAFNPSHLEIVNPVVIGSVRARLDRRDCDKGDLVLPITIHGDSAIAGQGVVQETFNMSQARAYKVGGTIRVVVNNQVGFTTSKPEDTRSTEYCTDIAKMVQAPILHVNGDDPEAVVLATQVALDYRNTFKRDVVIDLVCYRRHGHNEADEPNATQPLMYQKIKTHPTPRQMYADQLDAERTLSSAESKELVEYYRKLLDEGQCTVEQWRPMTEHSVDWTPFIGHDWDDEYDHKIDLTKLKSLATDISSYPEEHKLQSRVKKIYDDRKKMAAGEKLLDWGMAENLAYASIVDSGERVRITGQDAGRGTFFHRHSVLHNQDDASTYLPLQNLSKDQGPFEVYDSVLSEVAVLAFEYGYTTAEPSGLTIWEAQFGDFANGAQVVFDQFISSGEQKWGRLCGLTILLPHGYEGQGPEHSSARLERFLQLCADHNMQVCVPSTPAQVFNMLRRQVVRPMRRPLIVMSPKSLLRHPLAVSSLEELADGTYHNVIGEIDELKTKDVTRVVMCSGKVYYELLEQRRKNDQKDVAIVRIEQLYPFPEAELKDVFAQYPNAKDFVWCQEEPQNQGAWYCSQHHFRSTIPAGSTLTYAGRTASAAPACGYMSLHVKEQQALVNDALTINKA